In one Zobellia galactanivorans genomic region, the following are encoded:
- a CDS encoding cytochrome ubiquinol oxidase subunit I, with the protein MDVEILSRIQFAFTIAFHYIYPPLSIGIGLVMVVFESLYMRTKNQEYHTLAKFWTKIFALTFGIGVVTGIVMEFEFGTNWAVYSRYVGDIFGSALAAEGIFAFALESGFLGVLIFGWNRVKPWVHLVSTIGVFLGSMFSAIWIVVANSWQQTPAGYHIVGEGLEARAEITDFWAMVFNPSSVDRILHVWLGAFLAGTFLILSVHAYYILRGRFVHISQKAFKITLVVATVFSLGQLATGHSSAEGVAVNQPAKLATMEGHFEASAPADMYLFGWVDKEEQKVTGLKIPGGLSFLLDYDFDTPVTGLNAFAEKDRPSQINAVFQFYHIMVAIGMFLILLTLYACYLWWRGNLFDKRWLLWTFVFTALLPQIANQVGWFTAEMGRQPWVVYGLLRTSEAFSQAVSANQVLFSLILFMFVYTLLFLLFVYLLNKKIKHGPYDDSDEDDRPLTKEITQIVTGN; encoded by the coding sequence ATGGATGTTGAGATTCTTTCCCGTATTCAATTTGCCTTCACTATAGCCTTTCATTACATATATCCTCCCCTGAGTATCGGTATCGGCTTGGTAATGGTCGTGTTCGAAAGTTTGTATATGAGGACCAAAAATCAAGAATACCATACCCTCGCCAAATTTTGGACCAAGATTTTTGCCCTGACCTTTGGAATAGGGGTGGTAACGGGAATTGTAATGGAGTTCGAGTTTGGAACGAATTGGGCAGTCTACTCCCGTTATGTGGGGGATATTTTCGGTAGTGCACTTGCGGCGGAAGGTATCTTTGCCTTCGCCTTGGAAAGTGGTTTTTTAGGGGTGCTTATTTTTGGGTGGAACCGGGTAAAACCTTGGGTGCATTTGGTTTCTACTATCGGGGTTTTTCTCGGGTCGATGTTTTCGGCGATCTGGATCGTAGTGGCCAATAGCTGGCAGCAGACCCCTGCCGGGTACCATATCGTTGGTGAGGGCCTAGAGGCCCGGGCCGAAATTACAGACTTTTGGGCCATGGTCTTTAATCCGTCGAGTGTGGATCGTATTCTTCATGTTTGGCTAGGTGCCTTTCTGGCCGGTACTTTTTTGATCTTGAGCGTACATGCCTATTACATTCTCAGGGGGCGCTTTGTCCATATTTCGCAAAAAGCTTTTAAGATTACCTTGGTCGTTGCTACCGTTTTTTCCTTGGGCCAGTTGGCAACGGGCCATAGTTCCGCCGAAGGTGTGGCGGTAAACCAGCCCGCGAAACTTGCTACCATGGAGGGGCATTTTGAAGCCTCCGCCCCAGCCGATATGTATCTTTTCGGATGGGTCGATAAAGAGGAGCAAAAAGTGACCGGATTGAAAATACCCGGGGGGCTTTCGTTCTTGCTCGATTATGATTTCGATACGCCTGTAACCGGACTCAACGCATTTGCTGAAAAAGATAGGCCCTCGCAGATAAATGCCGTATTTCAGTTCTACCATATTATGGTGGCCATAGGCATGTTCTTGATTTTATTGACCCTCTATGCCTGTTACTTGTGGTGGCGGGGTAATCTTTTTGATAAACGGTGGCTGCTTTGGACTTTTGTCTTTACGGCCCTATTGCCGCAAATAGCCAATCAAGTGGGGTGGTTTACGGCGGAAATGGGAAGGCAACCTTGGGTGGTGTACGGACTTTTACGTACCTCCGAAGCCTTTTCCCAGGCGGTCAGTGCCAATCAGGTCTTGTTTTCCTTGATTTTGTTTATGTTCGTATATACCTTGCTGTTTTTGCTCTTTGTGTATTTGCTGAATAAAAAGATAAAACACGGTCCGTATGACGATAGCGATGAAGACGATCGACCCTTGACCAAGGAAATAACCCAAATAGTAACCGGAAATTAA
- the cydB gene encoding cytochrome d ubiquinol oxidase subunit II, which yields METFLGLDYPTWWFLVVGGLFSGYAILDGFDFGAGAWHLFLRKEQSRRIALNAVGPVWDGNEVWLVIGGGALFAGFPVMYATLFSSLYIPFMLFLICIIFRAISIEFRGKEEMKWWRKTWDIGYSVSSILLAFLLGVVLGNVLQGIALGPDYQYQGAGFFEFLNPYAILTGLTTLSLFMAHGAIYLLLKTEGRLFAKLTFLLKKGMIFFMVSFAVTTLYTLLYIPHLSDAFRSDPVLFAVPLATFLSIANVPRLANKKNYKWAFFFSSLTISFLLALVAIELYPTLLFSTLDPAHSIDIYNAAASTKSLKIMLTMVAIGGPLVLGYTFFVYRTFRGKVQLDETSY from the coding sequence ATGGAAACGTTTTTAGGACTCGATTATCCCACATGGTGGTTTTTGGTAGTAGGAGGATTATTTTCCGGTTATGCCATTCTTGATGGCTTTGATTTTGGGGCAGGGGCTTGGCATTTGTTCTTAAGGAAAGAACAGAGCAGAAGAATCGCGCTTAATGCGGTGGGACCCGTATGGGACGGAAACGAGGTATGGTTGGTCATAGGCGGTGGCGCCCTTTTTGCCGGTTTCCCCGTGATGTATGCCACGCTGTTTTCTTCTTTATACATTCCGTTTATGCTGTTTTTGATCTGTATTATTTTTAGGGCGATATCAATAGAGTTTAGGGGGAAGGAAGAAATGAAATGGTGGCGTAAAACATGGGATATTGGGTATAGCGTCTCCAGTATACTTTTGGCGTTCTTATTGGGCGTGGTATTGGGAAACGTCCTTCAAGGGATTGCCCTTGGTCCTGATTATCAATACCAAGGAGCCGGTTTTTTTGAGTTTTTGAATCCCTATGCCATTCTTACGGGACTTACCACTTTGTCTCTTTTTATGGCGCACGGTGCCATATATTTACTTTTAAAGACGGAAGGTAGATTGTTCGCCAAATTGACCTTTTTATTAAAGAAGGGAATGATTTTCTTTATGGTGAGTTTTGCGGTTACGACTCTCTATACCTTGCTGTATATTCCGCATCTTTCCGACGCCTTTAGAAGTGATCCCGTTTTGTTTGCCGTGCCCTTGGCAACCTTTTTAAGCATAGCCAATGTGCCAAGGTTGGCCAATAAGAAAAACTATAAGTGGGCTTTCTTTTTTTCATCCCTGACCATCAGTTTTCTATTGGCCCTTGTAGCAATAGAACTTTACCCAACCCTATTGTTTTCCACCTTGGATCCCGCACACAGTATCGACATCTATAATGCGGCGGCATCGACAAAGTCGTTAAAGATCATGTTGACCATGGTCGCCATAGGAGGTCCCTTGGTGTTGGGGTATACCTTTTTTGTCTATCGGACCTTCAGGGGCAAGGTGCAATTGGATGAAACAAGTTACTAA
- a CDS encoding VOC family protein: MKQAIAQVTLVVQNYDKAIEFYTKKLGFNLVDDIALEGGKRWVTVSPPSLSGLSLLLAEATNEEQRKAVGNQSGGRVFLFLHTDNFWRDYKRMKEQGVTFNEDPREEPYGTVVVFKDLYGNLWDLIERK; the protein is encoded by the coding sequence ATGAAACAAGCTATTGCACAAGTTACCCTTGTCGTACAAAACTACGATAAAGCCATAGAATTCTATACTAAAAAATTAGGATTCAACCTTGTAGACGATATCGCTCTGGAAGGTGGCAAAAGATGGGTGACCGTTTCGCCCCCGAGCCTTAGCGGGCTTTCCCTTCTATTGGCCGAGGCTACCAATGAAGAACAGCGAAAAGCCGTAGGCAACCAAAGCGGCGGCCGTGTTTTTCTGTTTCTCCATACCGATAATTTTTGGAGGGACTACAAGCGTATGAAGGAACAGGGCGTAACCTTCAACGAAGACCCTAGGGAGGAACCCTATGGCACCGTAGTAGTGTTTAAAGACCTGTACGGCAACCTTTGGGACCTTATCGAAAGAAAATAG
- a CDS encoding GNAT family N-acetyltransferase translates to MNADISLENELVQLLPLSENHVDILWPIAQEMDLFQYGSNDISTFEKLKAYVDTALKEAREGRSIPFIIYNKMTHECVGSTRFGHIDPKNKVLHIGWTWISQASRGTGLNHQMKFLMLRHAFEEMEFEKVEFRIDERNLRSRKAVEKLGATLEGILRKNVVTKNNFRRSSCCYGILKEEWGQIKEAKFKDFI, encoded by the coding sequence ATGAATGCGGATATAAGCTTGGAAAACGAGTTGGTACAACTGCTTCCCTTATCTGAGAACCATGTAGATATACTTTGGCCCATTGCCCAAGAAATGGACCTGTTCCAATACGGCTCCAATGACATTTCTACATTTGAAAAACTAAAGGCTTATGTCGATACGGCCCTTAAGGAGGCCCGGGAAGGACGATCCATACCTTTTATCATTTATAACAAGATGACCCATGAATGTGTAGGAAGCACCCGTTTTGGACATATCGACCCAAAAAACAAGGTTCTTCATATTGGCTGGACATGGATTTCCCAAGCCTCACGCGGTACTGGCCTCAACCATCAAATGAAATTTTTGATGTTGCGCCATGCCTTTGAAGAAATGGAATTTGAGAAAGTAGAGTTTCGGATCGACGAAAGAAACCTCCGATCTCGAAAAGCCGTAGAGAAATTGGGGGCGACATTAGAAGGAATCCTAAGAAAGAACGTCGTTACTAAAAATAATTTTAGACGAAGTTCTTGCTGTTACGGCATCTTAAAAGAGGAATGGGGCCAAATCAAGGAAGCAAAATTTAAAGATTTTATATGA
- a CDS encoding alpha/beta hydrolase: protein MDYSENTVSYTTTNSYATLNTLTDKTKNVWVVLHGIGYLSRYFLRYFDELPPEENYIIAPQAPSKYYLKNSYRHVGASWLTKEATQQETQNVMAYLDAVYAAEKFPIDLNFIVFGYSQGVSVATRWVAQKRIQCDHLVLYAGGIPEELRASDFEFLAKNQSKITTLVGDADEYLTEERQALETKKIERLFGGKAKQILFKGGHEIKKELILNLVK from the coding sequence ATGGATTATTCTGAAAACACGGTGTCGTATACCACCACAAATAGTTATGCTACACTCAATACGCTAACCGACAAAACCAAAAACGTTTGGGTCGTATTGCACGGTATTGGCTATTTGAGCCGTTATTTCCTGAGGTATTTTGATGAATTACCACCTGAAGAAAATTATATTATCGCACCTCAAGCGCCTTCAAAATACTACCTAAAGAACAGCTACCGCCATGTTGGGGCCAGTTGGCTTACCAAGGAAGCCACCCAGCAAGAAACGCAGAATGTCATGGCTTACCTAGATGCCGTTTATGCCGCGGAAAAATTCCCCATAGACCTGAATTTCATTGTATTCGGATACTCACAAGGTGTTTCGGTCGCCACCCGATGGGTCGCGCAAAAAAGAATACAATGCGACCATTTGGTCTTGTATGCCGGAGGAATTCCTGAAGAATTACGGGCGTCGGACTTTGAATTCCTAGCTAAAAACCAAAGTAAGATTACCACCCTTGTGGGCGATGCCGATGAATATTTAACCGAAGAAAGGCAAGCCTTGGAAACGAAAAAAATAGAACGCCTATTTGGAGGAAAGGCCAAACAAATTTTGTTTAAAGGCGGACACGAAATAAAAAAAGAGCTTATCTTAAACCTGGTAAAATGA
- a CDS encoding PaaI family thioesterase, whose translation MDGYKEKILKVCNESSKNTLMETLQIEYTDVGEDFLVGKMPVNPRVHQPDGVLHGGAMVALAESIGSMASYIFLDAQQFAIRGIEISANHVKSVREGEVFAKATILHKGRTTQLWDIKITDGEGKLISVCKLTTIALPKKK comes from the coding sequence ATGGACGGCTACAAAGAAAAAATACTGAAGGTTTGCAACGAATCTTCGAAAAACACGCTAATGGAGACCCTACAAATCGAATATACGGATGTGGGGGAAGATTTTCTGGTGGGAAAGATGCCTGTAAACCCAAGGGTGCATCAACCCGACGGGGTTCTTCACGGAGGTGCCATGGTGGCTCTGGCCGAAAGTATAGGCAGTATGGCCTCGTATATTTTTCTCGATGCCCAGCAATTTGCTATCCGTGGTATCGAAATTTCCGCCAATCATGTTAAAAGTGTCCGTGAAGGCGAGGTGTTTGCCAAAGCTACGATTTTACACAAAGGAAGAACGACCCAACTGTGGGACATTAAGATTACGGATGGAGAAGGAAAACTGATATCCGTGTGTAAATTGACCACTATTGCCTTACCTAAGAAAAAATAA
- a CDS encoding chorismate-binding protein, which produces MPLDFFDKIDSHLEKELPFVAYRKPNEESVKAIFQNDDGLLHLNDYSETGFVFAPFDSDAPAILLRLDEVLHLDAFPDKTNSPSKNIGEEPGEEQHAFHLDLVKKGIADIKAGKFDKVVLSRSITVKTDTAPLSLFQALLHQYKTAFCYLWYHPKVGMWLGATPEILLTFHNRKLTTMSLAGTQDYTDNVNPTWGNKELEEQQLVTNYILKALEGKVSNLERTPTESVKAGALMHLRTKISGNATQENLGAIINALHPTPAVCGMPKGETKAFILREENYDREFYTGFLGELNFKTERNRNTRPGNTENNVYRSISKNTTLFVNLRCMQRINDTIQIYVGGGITKDSDPEKEWGETVAKSKTMLKVILATE; this is translated from the coding sequence ATGCCCTTGGATTTTTTTGACAAAATTGATTCTCACCTCGAGAAAGAATTACCTTTTGTGGCCTACCGTAAACCTAATGAAGAAAGCGTTAAGGCTATTTTTCAAAACGATGATGGGCTGCTCCATCTGAACGACTACTCGGAAACGGGCTTTGTTTTTGCCCCTTTTGATTCAGATGCGCCTGCCATTCTCCTGAGACTGGATGAAGTACTACATTTGGATGCTTTTCCCGACAAAACCAATAGTCCTTCAAAGAATATTGGAGAAGAGCCGGGGGAGGAACAGCATGCCTTTCATTTGGATTTGGTAAAAAAGGGGATAGCCGATATCAAGGCCGGAAAATTTGACAAGGTCGTGCTCTCCAGAAGTATTACGGTCAAAACCGATACGGCACCTTTGAGTTTGTTTCAAGCGCTATTGCATCAGTATAAAACAGCCTTTTGCTACCTGTGGTACCATCCGAAAGTGGGAATGTGGCTTGGGGCGACCCCAGAAATATTATTGACCTTTCACAATAGAAAATTAACCACCATGTCATTGGCGGGTACCCAAGATTATACGGATAACGTTAACCCTACCTGGGGCAATAAAGAGCTTGAAGAGCAGCAGTTGGTAACCAACTATATCCTCAAGGCGCTTGAGGGCAAGGTTTCCAATTTGGAACGAACGCCAACGGAGTCGGTCAAGGCCGGTGCATTGATGCATTTGCGTACCAAGATTTCAGGAAACGCCACCCAGGAAAACCTTGGGGCGATTATAAATGCACTACATCCTACACCTGCCGTTTGCGGTATGCCCAAAGGGGAGACCAAGGCTTTTATCCTTAGGGAAGAAAATTATGATAGGGAGTTCTATACCGGTTTTTTAGGGGAACTTAATTTTAAAACGGAACGGAACAGGAACACCCGTCCGGGAAATACCGAAAACAATGTATATCGTTCCATTTCGAAAAATACCACCCTTTTTGTCAACTTACGCTGTATGCAGAGGATAAACGATACGATACAAATTTATGTGGGAGGAGGAATCACAAAGGACTCGGACCCCGAAAAGGAATGGGGGGAAACCGTTGCCAAGAGCAAGACCATGCTTAAAGTAATTTTGGCTACGGAGTAA
- the menD gene encoding 2-succinyl-5-enolpyruvyl-6-hydroxy-3-cyclohexene-1-carboxylic-acid synthase yields the protein MRYSSIPSAQLVVQHCKAKKIKNIVISPGSRNAPLTIDFSEDPYFKCFSIVDERSAGFFALGIAQQLHEPVALVCTSGSALLNYYPAVAEAFYSGIPIVVISADRPVYKIDVGDGQTIRQDNVFDRHIGYSANLRQDVSHALPRVKKYAPEYLSGGSVEALQEEVQQNNDEELNIALNLALRLKLPVHINVPFEEPLYDTIVEPTVTADIVQDTDVNEWDFSEIGDFTDIWEASAKKMVLVGVNPPNAVEQRFLDVLATDPSVVVLTETTSNLHHPNFFTSIDSLVAPMEKSDEADSLFSRLRPEILLTFGGLVVSKKIKAFLREYRPDHHWHIDELKAFDTFFSLTHHFKTDANTFFKYFMDGLRSRASDYYAFLDTRRSQYEARREVYLGQIPFSDMLAFEHVLRNIPNAYQLQLANSSTVRYAQLFDLDPSLRIFCNRGTSGIDGSTSTAVGAAFYSETPTLLISGDLSFLYDSNGLWNNYIRSDFRIVVINNNGGGIFRILPGQEETENYETFFETAHEKNVAHLSAQFGFEYVLANDLTSLKDRLKDFYKKSDTPKILEIHTPRILNNKILLGYFDFISSRRLI from the coding sequence ATGAGATACTCCAGCATACCCTCCGCCCAATTGGTAGTGCAACACTGCAAGGCGAAAAAAATAAAGAACATAGTGATATCCCCAGGGTCGCGAAATGCACCCTTGACGATTGATTTTAGCGAAGACCCCTACTTTAAATGTTTTAGTATTGTAGACGAACGCAGCGCAGGCTTTTTTGCGCTAGGCATAGCACAGCAGTTGCACGAACCCGTGGCGCTAGTATGTACTTCGGGTAGTGCCTTGTTAAACTATTACCCGGCGGTTGCGGAAGCTTTTTATAGTGGCATTCCCATAGTCGTAATCTCGGCCGATCGCCCCGTCTATAAAATTGATGTTGGGGACGGACAGACCATTCGCCAAGACAACGTTTTTGATAGGCATATCGGGTATTCGGCGAACTTGAGGCAAGATGTGTCCCATGCCTTGCCCAGGGTTAAAAAATATGCCCCGGAGTATTTGTCCGGAGGTAGTGTGGAAGCCTTGCAAGAAGAAGTACAGCAAAATAATGATGAAGAGCTGAATATCGCCTTGAACCTGGCCTTACGCTTAAAGTTGCCCGTACATATCAACGTGCCCTTCGAAGAGCCTTTGTACGATACCATTGTAGAACCCACGGTAACGGCCGACATTGTGCAGGATACCGATGTAAATGAATGGGATTTTTCGGAAATAGGGGACTTTACCGATATCTGGGAGGCCTCTGCCAAGAAAATGGTGTTGGTAGGGGTAAACCCGCCGAATGCCGTAGAGCAAAGGTTTTTAGATGTATTGGCCACCGATCCATCCGTTGTTGTTTTAACGGAGACGACATCGAACCTGCACCACCCGAATTTCTTTACCAGTATCGATAGTTTGGTCGCCCCTATGGAAAAGAGCGATGAGGCCGATAGTCTTTTTTCAAGGCTACGCCCCGAGATACTGCTGACTTTTGGGGGACTTGTAGTTTCAAAAAAAATCAAAGCTTTTTTAAGGGAGTACCGACCCGACCACCATTGGCATATTGATGAACTGAAGGCTTTTGATACGTTCTTTTCGTTGACCCATCATTTTAAGACCGATGCCAATACTTTTTTTAAGTATTTTATGGACGGGCTTCGGTCAAGGGCTAGTGATTATTATGCCTTTTTAGATACTAGAAGATCCCAATACGAGGCTAGGAGAGAGGTCTACCTCGGCCAAATACCCTTTTCCGATATGCTGGCCTTTGAACATGTTTTGCGGAACATTCCCAACGCCTACCAATTGCAGTTGGCCAACAGTTCCACGGTACGCTATGCCCAGTTGTTCGATTTAGACCCTTCCTTGCGTATTTTTTGTAATAGGGGAACCAGTGGTATCGACGGGAGCACGTCTACGGCGGTCGGTGCTGCATTTTATTCGGAAACCCCCACCTTGCTGATTAGCGGCGACCTTAGCTTCTTATACGACAGTAATGGCCTTTGGAACAACTATATTCGTTCCGACTTTCGGATTGTGGTGATCAATAATAACGGTGGCGGGATTTTTAGGATCCTGCCGGGCCAGGAGGAAACCGAAAACTATGAAACTTTCTTTGAAACCGCCCACGAAAAAAATGTAGCGCACCTAAGTGCCCAATTCGGCTTTGAATATGTGTTGGCAAACGACCTAACTAGCCTGAAAGACAGGCTCAAAGATTTTTATAAAAAATCAGATACCCCCAAAATTCTTGAAATCCACACCCCAAGAATTTTAAACAACAAAATTTTGCTCGGTTATTTTGATTTTATATCTTCGAGGAGATTAATATAA
- a CDS encoding DUF2853 family protein, translating to MSKRDDLIVKYAEDIKEKFGETPDMDLLTKVTVGLGPAIYNIDASKVSGSDDKELETVKKNYLMKKLGMSDDPKLMEAIKSVVEKYGASNRNKHRAVIYYMLCKHFNKASAY from the coding sequence ATGAGTAAAAGAGACGATTTGATTGTAAAGTACGCTGAGGATATTAAGGAAAAATTTGGAGAAACTCCAGATATGGATCTTTTGACCAAAGTTACTGTAGGCCTCGGTCCTGCAATCTATAATATCGATGCTTCCAAGGTTTCAGGTTCCGATGATAAGGAGTTGGAAACGGTTAAGAAGAATTACCTAATGAAGAAATTAGGTATGAGCGATGACCCAAAATTGATGGAAGCTATCAAGTCTGTTGTAGAAAAATATGGTGCTAGCAACAGAAACAAGCATAGAGCAGTTATTTATTACATGCTCTGCAAACACTTTAATAAAGCATCTGCTTATTAA
- a CDS encoding CvfB family protein, which translates to MIELGNYNELEVLRDTSVGLFLGSNTGTEILLPNKYVPKTIDIGDMIKVFCYLDHEERPIATTLTPSVIRNRFGFLQVAEVNKIGAFMDWGLEKHLLVPFSEQREKMKEGQWYVVRCYMDDVSFRLVGSNKIDKFLSNEELTVRERQEVDLLFTRLTDLGWEVIINDQHKGLVYSNEIYKHVAVGDRTKGYIKHIRPDNKLDVSLQPIGEKILEPAAEAIYKRLMAHGGFLALHDKSDPVLIKKELQMSKKTFKKGVGTLYRERKILIKEDGIHAI; encoded by the coding sequence ATGATAGAACTCGGAAATTATAATGAGCTGGAAGTGTTAAGAGATACCAGTGTTGGTCTCTTTTTAGGGAGCAATACCGGTACCGAAATACTACTGCCCAACAAGTATGTGCCAAAAACCATAGATATTGGTGACATGATAAAGGTTTTCTGTTATCTAGACCATGAAGAAAGACCTATTGCCACTACCTTGACCCCAAGTGTAATCAGAAATAGATTCGGTTTTCTACAAGTTGCCGAAGTGAATAAAATTGGGGCGTTTATGGACTGGGGCCTTGAAAAGCATTTGTTGGTTCCCTTTAGTGAGCAGCGCGAGAAAATGAAAGAAGGGCAATGGTATGTCGTTCGCTGTTATATGGATGATGTTTCGTTCCGCTTGGTCGGCTCGAACAAAATCGATAAATTTTTAAGTAACGAAGAACTGACGGTTAGGGAGCGCCAAGAAGTAGACCTACTCTTTACCCGATTGACCGATTTGGGATGGGAAGTCATAATCAACGATCAACACAAAGGCCTGGTTTATTCCAATGAGATCTATAAACATGTAGCGGTCGGTGATAGAACCAAAGGGTATATCAAGCATATTCGTCCTGACAACAAATTAGACGTTTCCCTACAGCCTATCGGCGAAAAAATCCTAGAGCCAGCGGCCGAGGCTATCTATAAAAGGCTAATGGCCCATGGCGGATTTTTGGCCTTACACGACAAATCGGACCCGGTACTCATTAAGAAGGAACTTCAAATGAGTAAGAAAACCTTTAAAAAGGGAGTGGGAACCTTATACAGGGAACGAAAAATTTTAATTAAGGAAGATGGTATACACGCTATCTGA
- a CDS encoding SPOR domain-containing protein, translated as MPFIEESDLLELHKDIDKAQIINERLLDQIKFKNKEIRNKRWQRNIFAGITGLFLIGGLIVFSFSAGRSVSNNYESPSNLLVSIDSLDAIKSRIDNLKQQNEELSLVREFYLAKEFLEKEKIYSVQVKSFVDNNMTLASEALTNTMFVKTNPFYSYSLGNFETLQEAQKFREQLVELGFQDAFVASYKDGKRIRIESPQ; from the coding sequence ATGCCATTTATAGAAGAAAGCGACCTACTGGAGTTGCACAAAGATATAGACAAGGCGCAGATAATTAATGAGCGTCTTCTAGATCAGATTAAGTTCAAAAACAAGGAGATTAGAAACAAACGATGGCAACGCAATATCTTTGCGGGTATAACGGGACTTTTCCTTATAGGCGGTCTTATCGTTTTTTCCTTTTCCGCAGGACGTAGCGTTTCCAACAACTACGAGAGCCCAAGTAATTTATTGGTATCTATAGATAGTTTAGACGCTATTAAGTCTAGAATTGACAACTTGAAGCAACAAAACGAAGAGTTGAGCCTAGTAAGGGAATTCTATTTGGCAAAGGAATTTTTAGAAAAGGAGAAGATATACTCCGTACAGGTAAAATCATTTGTTGACAACAATATGACCTTGGCCTCAGAGGCACTTACCAATACCATGTTTGTGAAAACTAATCCGTTTTATTCCTATTCCCTAGGTAATTTTGAAACCTTACAGGAAGCGCAGAAATTCAGGGAACAATTGGTGGAACTCGGTTTTCAGGATGCTTTTGTGGCGTCTTATAAAGATGGAAAAAGAATACGGATAGAATCCCCGCAATAA
- the menA gene encoding 1,4-dihydroxy-2-naphthoate octaprenyltransferase, producing MTKVGPWINAARLRTLPLSVSGVVVGSALANLYGVQDMLIFVLALLTTIGFQVTSNFANDYGDGVRGTDNEDRIGPKRALQSGIVTREELKQGVIISIVIDFLLVVALVYCAFGFENMFYPIVFLILGAASIWAAIKYTIGASAYGYRGLGDVFVFLFFGLLAVMGSMFLYTKSLNAMALLPAAAIGFLSAGVLNLNNLRDYESDKKANKNTLIVYIGFSNGKKYHYALLVSAFICILVFSILNFKSWATYLPLLAFIPIFLHLKRVYRTDRNDQIDPELKKLALSTFLLSVLMYISCNIFL from the coding sequence TTGACAAAAGTAGGTCCTTGGATAAATGCAGCTAGGTTACGAACCCTACCCTTATCGGTTTCCGGTGTTGTAGTAGGTTCCGCGCTGGCCAATTTATACGGTGTACAGGATATGCTCATTTTTGTCCTGGCCCTATTGACGACCATAGGATTTCAGGTCACCTCTAATTTTGCCAACGATTACGGCGATGGGGTAAGGGGTACCGATAACGAAGACCGCATAGGTCCTAAAAGGGCCTTGCAAAGTGGAATCGTGACCCGGGAGGAATTGAAACAAGGGGTAATCATTTCGATTGTCATCGACTTTCTTTTGGTCGTAGCCCTTGTATATTGTGCCTTCGGATTTGAAAATATGTTTTACCCTATAGTCTTCCTCATATTGGGGGCAGCGAGTATCTGGGCCGCCATAAAGTATACCATTGGTGCCTCGGCATACGGATATAGGGGACTGGGAGATGTTTTTGTCTTTCTGTTCTTTGGCCTTTTGGCTGTTATGGGATCCATGTTTTTATATACAAAAAGCTTGAATGCCATGGCATTATTGCCCGCAGCGGCCATCGGTTTCTTAAGTGCAGGAGTATTGAACCTCAATAATCTACGCGATTACGAGTCCGATAAAAAAGCAAATAAGAATACGCTCATTGTCTATATTGGTTTTTCAAACGGTAAGAAGTACCACTATGCATTATTGGTTTCGGCCTTCATATGTATCTTGGTTTTTTCAATTTTGAATTTTAAAAGTTGGGCGACTTACTTACCTTTATTAGCGTTTATACCCATTTTTTTACATTTGAAAAGGGTATATCGAACGGATAGAAATGACCAAATAGATCCCGAACTGAAGAAATTGGCCTTAAGCACCTTTCTTTTGTCAGTACTGATGTACATCAGTTGTAATATTTTTTTGTAA